One Kitasatospora sp. NBC_01287 DNA window includes the following coding sequences:
- a CDS encoding ABC transporter ATP-binding protein, with protein sequence MRPETINWTPPARDPDEPRPPAQLRRILGLFRPYRGRLAVVGLLVGASAVVSVTTPFLLRAVLDVAIPQGRTGLLSLLALGMIAAAVVNSVFNVLQTLISTTVGQRVMHDLRTGVYAHLQRMSLAFFTRTRTGEVQSRIANDIGGMQSTVTSTATSLVSNLTSVVATVVAMLALDWRLTVVSLLLLPAFVWISRRVGRERRKITTERQKQLARLSSAVQESLSVSGILLGRTMGRSDSLSREFTEQSDELAELEVRSSMAGRWRMNVIQIVMAAMPAVIYWAAGLTAGGGAPIVSVGTLVAFVTLQQALFRPAVQLLSTGVDVQTSLALFQRIFEYLDLPVEIAEPADAVHLPAVRGEVRFERVDFGYDPQRPAGTLAGIDLDVPAGTSLALVGETGSGKTSLSYLVPRLYDVTGGRVTIDGVDVRELAFDTLASAVGVVSQETYLFHASVAENLRFAKPDATDAELVEAARAAQIHDHIAGLPDGYDTLVGERGYRFSGGEKQRLAIARTILRNPPVLILDEATSALDNQTELAVQQAIDALAVGRTTITIAHRLSTVRQADQIAVLDAGRVVELGAHQELLELGGRYAALLRREAPLPDPVAAGSASPVPTSPDSVAAGAQAAFGMSL encoded by the coding sequence ATGAGGCCCGAGACCATCAACTGGACGCCGCCCGCCCGCGACCCGGACGAGCCGCGGCCACCCGCGCAGCTGCGCCGGATCCTGGGGCTGTTCCGCCCCTACCGGGGGCGGCTGGCGGTGGTCGGGCTGCTGGTCGGGGCCTCCGCGGTGGTCTCGGTGACCACCCCGTTCCTGCTGCGCGCGGTGCTGGACGTGGCCATCCCGCAGGGCCGCACCGGCCTGCTCAGCCTGCTCGCCCTCGGCATGATCGCGGCCGCCGTGGTGAACAGCGTCTTCAACGTGCTGCAGACGCTGATCTCCACCACCGTGGGCCAGCGGGTCATGCACGACCTGCGGACCGGTGTCTACGCCCACCTGCAGCGGATGTCGCTGGCCTTCTTCACCCGGACCCGCACCGGCGAGGTGCAGTCCCGGATCGCCAACGACATCGGCGGCATGCAGTCCACCGTGACCTCCACCGCCACCTCGCTGGTCTCCAACCTGACCAGCGTCGTGGCCACCGTGGTCGCGATGCTGGCGCTGGACTGGCGGCTGACCGTGGTCTCGCTGCTCCTCCTGCCGGCCTTCGTCTGGATCAGCCGCCGGGTCGGCCGCGAGCGCCGCAAGATCACCACCGAGCGGCAGAAGCAGCTGGCCCGACTCTCCTCGGCCGTCCAGGAGTCGCTCTCGGTCAGCGGCATCCTGCTGGGCCGCACCATGGGCCGCTCCGACTCGCTCTCGCGCGAGTTCACCGAGCAGAGCGACGAGCTCGCGGAGCTGGAGGTGCGCTCCAGCATGGCCGGGCGCTGGCGGATGAACGTGATCCAGATCGTGATGGCCGCGATGCCGGCCGTCATCTACTGGGCGGCCGGCCTGACCGCCGGCGGCGGCGCGCCGATCGTCTCGGTCGGCACCCTGGTCGCCTTCGTCACGCTGCAGCAGGCGCTCTTCCGCCCCGCCGTGCAGCTGCTCTCCACCGGCGTGGACGTGCAGACCTCGCTGGCGCTCTTCCAGCGGATCTTCGAGTACCTGGACCTGCCGGTGGAGATCGCCGAGCCCGCCGACGCCGTGCACCTGCCCGCCGTGCGCGGCGAGGTCCGCTTCGAGCGGGTCGACTTCGGCTACGACCCACAGCGGCCGGCCGGCACCCTGGCCGGCATCGACCTCGACGTCCCGGCCGGCACCTCGCTGGCCCTGGTCGGCGAGACCGGTTCCGGCAAGACCTCGCTCAGCTACCTGGTGCCCCGGCTCTACGACGTCACCGGCGGCCGGGTCACCATCGACGGGGTGGACGTGCGCGAGCTGGCCTTCGACACCCTGGCCTCGGCGGTCGGCGTGGTCTCCCAGGAGACCTACCTGTTCCACGCCTCGGTCGCCGAGAACCTGCGCTTCGCCAAGCCGGACGCCACCGATGCCGAGCTGGTCGAGGCGGCCAGGGCGGCCCAGATCCACGACCACATCGCCGGCCTGCCCGACGGCTACGACACCCTTGTCGGCGAGCGCGGCTACCGCTTCTCCGGTGGCGAGAAGCAGCGCCTGGCCATCGCCCGCACCATCCTGCGCAACCCGCCGGTGCTGATTCTGGACGAGGCGACCAGCGCGCTGGACAACCAGACCGAGCTGGCCGTGCAGCAGGCCATCGACGCCCTCGCGGTGGGTCGCACCACGATCACCATCGCGCACCGCCTCTCCACCGTCCGCCAGGCCGACCAGATCGCGGTGCTGGACGCCGGCCGGGTGGTGGAGCTGGGGGCCCACCAGGAGCTGCTGGAGCTCGGCGGCCGGTACGCCGCGCTGCTGCGCCGCGAGGCCCCGCTGCCCGATCCGGTGGCCGCCGGTTCGGCGTCGCCTGTTCCGACGTCGCCTGATTCGGTGGCGGCCGGAGCTCAGGCGGCCTTCGGGATGTCGTTGTAG
- a CDS encoding glycosyltransferase family 2 protein → MPPLLSIILPVHGVEQFLPRCLDSILAGQESEDVEVIAVDDRSPDGCGAILDDYAARDKRLRVLHLSENQGLGGARIAALPEAHGSYLWCVDSDDWLPEGALDAVLAELRAERDAERAGERAGEPPLDILLTGFTHVYPDGSTEPNPWRHLLAGSPLERPAGCTLREHPALLRTVLSVWNKVFRREFLDGLQVSFGRGFYEDLSVTYPALLAARRLRYLDRSCYNYRRGRPGAITATASPKHADVFAQYDAVFAFLDRHPDLADQRTLVFDRTLKQALTVYDSPGLVPAELSRDFFHRIAAHFAAHRPPGYHYPGGVQGVRYRLAARDARLGYDELRRAGRLPRALKASLRRGRG, encoded by the coding sequence GTGCCTCCCCTCCTCAGCATCATCCTTCCCGTCCACGGCGTGGAGCAGTTCCTGCCGCGCTGCCTGGACTCGATCCTGGCCGGTCAGGAGAGTGAGGACGTCGAGGTGATCGCGGTCGACGACCGCTCCCCCGACGGCTGCGGCGCGATCCTGGACGACTACGCCGCGCGCGACAAGCGCCTGCGGGTGCTGCACCTGAGCGAGAACCAGGGCCTGGGCGGCGCCAGGATCGCCGCGCTGCCCGAGGCGCACGGCAGCTACCTCTGGTGCGTGGACAGCGACGACTGGCTCCCCGAGGGCGCACTGGACGCCGTCCTGGCCGAACTGCGCGCCGAACGCGACGCCGAGCGGGCGGGCGAGCGGGCGGGCGAGCCACCGCTCGACATCCTGCTCACCGGCTTCACCCACGTCTACCCGGACGGGAGCACCGAGCCCAACCCCTGGCGCCACCTGCTGGCGGGCTCCCCACTGGAGCGCCCGGCGGGCTGCACCCTGCGCGAGCACCCGGCCCTGCTGCGCACCGTGCTGTCGGTCTGGAACAAGGTCTTCCGCCGGGAGTTCCTGGACGGCCTCCAGGTCTCCTTCGGCCGCGGCTTCTACGAGGACCTCTCGGTCACCTACCCGGCGCTGCTGGCCGCCCGCCGCCTGCGCTACCTGGACCGCTCCTGCTACAACTACCGGCGCGGCCGCCCCGGCGCGATCACCGCCACGGCCTCCCCCAAGCACGCCGACGTCTTCGCCCAGTACGACGCGGTCTTCGCCTTCCTCGACCGCCACCCGGACCTGGCGGACCAGCGCACCCTGGTCTTCGACCGGACCCTCAAGCAGGCGCTGACCGTCTACGACTCGCCCGGACTGGTCCCGGCCGAGCTGAGCCGGGACTTCTTCCACCGGATCGCCGCCCACTTCGCCGCGCACCGCCCGCCCGGCTACCACTACCCGGGCGGCGTGCAGGGCGTGCGCTACCGGCTCGCCGCCCGCGACGCGCGCCTGGGCTACGACGAACTGCGCCGGGCCGGCCGACTGCCGCGCGCGCTCAAGGCGAGCCTGCGGCGGGGCCGCGGCTGA
- a CDS encoding 1-acyl-sn-glycerol-3-phosphate acyltransferase, translated as MIKIITKLVLKPIAKALYRPTIEGLENVPRKGGVILASNHLSFIDSVVIPLTAPRPISFLAKADYFTGTGFKGRLSRSFFQAIDAVPVQRGEVHLAQAALNAALEILEEKKAFGIYPEGTRSLDGRLYRGKTGVAWLALTAGVPVVPVALSGTEEILPVGRRRPRLRKVTVRFGEPLDFSELHGQARSAKVRRQVTDQVMAAIHELSGQELAEVYNDIPKAA; from the coding sequence ATGATCAAGATCATCACCAAGCTCGTGCTCAAACCGATCGCGAAGGCGCTCTACCGGCCCACCATCGAGGGCCTGGAGAACGTGCCGCGCAAGGGCGGGGTGATCCTGGCCAGCAACCACCTGTCCTTCATCGACAGCGTGGTGATCCCGCTGACCGCCCCCAGGCCGATCAGCTTCCTGGCGAAGGCCGACTACTTCACCGGCACCGGCTTCAAGGGCCGGCTCTCCCGCTCGTTCTTCCAGGCGATCGACGCCGTCCCGGTGCAGCGCGGGGAGGTCCACCTGGCCCAGGCCGCGCTGAACGCCGCGCTGGAGATCCTGGAGGAGAAGAAGGCCTTCGGCATCTACCCCGAGGGCACCCGCTCGCTGGACGGGCGCCTGTACCGGGGCAAGACGGGTGTCGCCTGGCTGGCGCTGACCGCCGGCGTCCCGGTGGTGCCGGTGGCGCTGAGCGGCACCGAGGAGATCCTGCCGGTGGGCAGGCGGCGCCCCCGGCTGCGCAAGGTGACGGTCCGCTTCGGCGAGCCGCTGGACTTCTCCGAGCTGCACGGCCAGGCCCGCTCGGCCAAGGTCCGCCGCCAGGTGACCGACCAGGTGATGGCCGCGATCCACGAGCTGTCCGGCCAGGAGCTCGCCGAGGTCTACAACGACATCCCGAAGGCCGCCTGA
- a CDS encoding SDR family oxidoreductase, with protein MTTALITGATAGIGAAFARRLAEDGHDLVLVARDTERLTAAAGQLAERFGVHTEVLAADLATEAGIGAVEERLRQAERPVGILVNNAGFGNKGAYLDVPLEQELDMVKVHIEAVLRLTGAAVPGMRERGFGGVVNVASVGAFVPRGTYGASKAWMVSFTLGVARDLTGSGVRLLALCPGFTRTEFHQRAEMGTGNIPRWAWLSADRVVDEALRDLARGRSLSVPSKRYKMVVALARLLPAGGLGGFSSKAARTYRTG; from the coding sequence ATGACAACTGCTCTCATCACCGGCGCGACCGCCGGTATCGGTGCCGCCTTCGCCCGCCGCCTGGCCGAGGACGGCCATGACCTGGTGCTGGTCGCCCGCGACACCGAGCGGCTGACCGCGGCCGCCGGGCAGCTGGCCGAGCGCTTCGGCGTGCACACCGAGGTGCTCGCCGCCGACCTGGCCACCGAGGCCGGGATCGGCGCGGTCGAGGAGCGGCTGCGGCAGGCCGAGCGGCCGGTCGGGATCCTGGTCAACAACGCCGGCTTCGGCAACAAGGGCGCCTACCTGGACGTCCCGCTGGAGCAGGAGCTGGACATGGTCAAGGTGCACATCGAAGCGGTGCTGCGGCTGACCGGCGCGGCCGTGCCCGGGATGCGCGAGCGCGGCTTCGGCGGCGTGGTGAACGTGGCCTCGGTGGGTGCCTTCGTGCCGCGCGGCACCTACGGGGCGAGCAAGGCCTGGATGGTCAGCTTCACCCTGGGCGTGGCCCGCGACCTGACCGGCAGCGGGGTGCGGCTGCTGGCGCTCTGCCCGGGCTTCACCCGCACCGAGTTCCACCAGCGGGCCGAGATGGGCACCGGGAACATCCCCCGCTGGGCCTGGCTCTCCGCCGACCGCGTGGTCGACGAGGCGCTGCGCGACCTGGCCCGCGGCCGGAGCCTGTCGGTGCCGAGCAAGCGGTACAAAATGGTGGTGGCCCTCGCCCGACTGCTGCCGGCCGGCGGGCTGGGCGGCTTCTCCTCGAAGGCCGCCCGGACATACCGGACGGGCTGA